The sequence TCCCAGAACATGAGAACGACTTATATGTCTCGCGATGGAATGACTAGCGTTGACACGTGGGAAACCATTTCCGACGAAGATACTAATGGCAATTTGACATCGATATCTCAAGTCTATCAGATGAAATTTTCGCTACAAGATGAGGACTTTGGTGTTGCAGGAAATAACAGTGGGCTGTATGTAACAAACGACAAGGGAAAAAATTGGCGACCGTTTGCCGAGGACACATTCTCTCATGAATATTCGAAGATGAAATCAGTTTCTGCAGTGACAATCGATCCCGAGGATGATGATATTATTTATGCCGGGCTCGGGGGATTTTGGAAAAACAAAGACTCTCGAACAGATGCAAAGCGATATAAAGCAGCACCCAAAAATTCTGCAGGTGCTATTTATAAGACAACTGATGGAGGAAAAACTTGGACTAGAAACACTGCGGGGCTCCCAGCAGCGGCAGAGATCGGGCAAATTTTTGTACATCCCAAAGAACGCGACACTCTTTATGTGGCAACATCGCATGGAAACTTTATAAGCCACGATGGCGGCGCTACCTACGAACCAATTAACGACGGCTTAGCGGACCCCGTATCGGGCGAGGTTTATGTGAGGGATTTGGCATTCCATTACGATGAGGAAACAGACCAGGTGACTCTGGTGACTGCAACGTTAACTGTATGGGATACCGATGAAAATAAGGATTTGGTGCATACAAGCGGTGGCGTATATAAAAGTCTCGATGAGGGGGCAACGTGGGAATCGCTAAACGATGGCTTGATGGTTGATTACACACCATTTACTGTTTCGGAAGTTATTAACGCGGCGCCTATGCAAGGATTCACGGTGGGTGTTCGTCAATGGTTTGGATACAAAGACAAAGCCGAGTTACTGGCTAATGTAAATTTACCAAAAACAATATTACCAAACTTTAGAGAAGTGGAAATCAATCCTGTAAATCCGAACATTTTATATGCTGTAAATTGTGGTCGCAAAGAAGTTAGCGTTGAGCCAGAGGGGGTTTGGATCTCCGAAGACGGTGGTAAAAATTGGTTTATTTCGACCCGAATTGGAAGAGGTTACCAAGAAGATGCCGACTACTGGGCGGCGCAATACGCACCTGAAGATGTGGACCTAACCACTCGGAATGTGGCGATTGGCGGAGAGGAAGACTGGTCGTGGATGTTTGAGGGCAAATACCCTATGCTAGCGTATCAGTTTTTGGCAGTAAGCCCCGATGGCGAAACGCTAATTACGCATGTATTTAAATCGAGAATCGTATCGCGTGATGGGGGTAGAACTTGGGAGCAAGTTGATTCTGTGGAGCTTGCAGATGGCGTGTGGCTAGGCCGAGGCAATAGCAATGTGCCAGGGAAAACGCTTGTGCCGAATCCACATACGGGCGAGGTACTATTTGCATCTGGAGAGACTGGGTTGTGGCAGATAAATAAAGACGTAGAATATGATCATATAGAAACAGACTCCGTGCCTATGCAAAGAATTGATCCAGAAAACCAAATAGAATGCCCAGGCGGTGCGACGGCGTTTCATCCTCATGAGCCCGAAACAATTTATTCTGTGGTTAGTCGATTAGGTCATCGCGGCGAGTTTGTTAAATCCACAAATGGAGGCAAGGACTGGCAAACGGTATCTACAATTCACAAGTTTGGAACAGCAGATTCGATCAAAACCACGTCATTGCTAATCGATAAAAATGATCCCGACACGATGTATTTTGTATTGCCGACGCAGACATTTAATGAAACCGAATCGCGTCTTAAATTGCCAGACGAAGAGCGTGGCGTATATAAAACAATGGATGGTGGCGTAACCTGGAAAATGGCAAATGATGGAATTACATCGTCTCCTGCAGAAGTAATGAGCATTGCGTTTTCGAATGATCACAAAACTCTATATGCAGCGGTGATGTATGCAGATGGAGGGTTATATAGATCGACTGATGCGGCAGAGAACTGGGTTGAAATGACGTTGCCAACAGGAGTTAACGCGGTAAACGATGTAACCGTTGCGCCTAGTGGACGGATTACGATTTCGACAGGAGTTTCAGAAGATAACGGAATGTTGTGTGCGGGCGGAGTGTATCAAAGCGATGACGAAGGTGCGACATGGACAAAAATCTTTGACGGCCGAATGGTCATAGAAACAACAGTGGATCCGAACAACGAAGAAAGAATGATACTTACCGCAGGAAATGCGCTATCGGTAGATGGCCTAAATCAGGGATTGTTTATGACAACTGACGGAGGCGATAGTTGGGTGAAGATCAATAATGGAATTGGCACACCAAACCAAACTACAGAGGTGGTCTTCGATCCGCTCGATGAAAATGTGGTGTGGGCATCGTCATATTCGTCGGGATTTTATAAACTGCAATTGCCGAAAGATTTTTCGAGTGCAGATAAAAAGATGACACTGGGAGATGAGGTAAATAGGTTGGCAGCCGCAGTTGATGCGTTCACCGATGATATAGTTGTTGCTGGAGGTGCGTTAGTGAGTGCTGGGAAGGCAGTGGCTGATACAGTCGTTTCGGCAATAGATGTAGTGGCTGAAACTACAGCTGGAAAGGTTGTCACGGGAGCAATCGTCAGTGCGGGAGGAGCTATTGCCGATGCCGGAGGAGCGGTTGCCAATGCGGGAGGCGTAGTAGTCGATACAGTAGTTGATGCGGGGAAGGCAGTTGCCAACACTGTAACATTTGTAGCGAAAACAGTAGCCGACAGCGATGCGGGCAAGGCAGTAGCAGATACCGTGGCGTCTGCAATAAACGCTGTAGTGAAGTTTTTCGATTTTGATGATGACGAAGACGCAAACGGCGAAGACGCAAAAGTTGAAGATACAAAAGGCGAAGACGCAAAAGGCTATGTCGCATATATAGGAGAGCTGCTCCTAACCAACGAAGATTTTCCTGCAGGAGAAATAGTACAGCTTAGGGCAACGGTTTCTGATTGGCAAAATTATACAGTGACGTTGAGCAGTTCTGCGGACATTGCGATTATAGTGCCAGAAATATTAGAGGTTTCGGACAACGTAATCAGTTTTGAATTTATTATGCCGAACAGAGATGTGGATGTATCAAAAGATTTTCGGTTCGAATTTAAATAAAATAAGAACAGCCCCACCGATGGCAGATGATGCGTGGTGGGGTTATCTAATATAAGGAGGAGTTTTATGAAATTAGCAAAAATGTTTGTAGCTTTAACAATGGGAATTTGGACAGCGTCTTCTGTTGCCGCAGCAGATGTAGAGTATTTTGAAACCTTACAAAAAGAAGTGGTTATCTCAGAAGATTATGTGGAGTGGTTACAGTTTGCACCTGGAAACGCAGGATATTCGGAATATATTTTTACGCACCCAACCGACGCAAAGACGATTTTTAACTTTCCAGACATGCATAACTCGTA is a genomic window of Candidatus Epulonipiscium viviparus containing:
- a CDS encoding WD40/YVTN/BNR-like repeat-containing protein, producing the protein MKLARLFIVLTMVTLSSVAVNAAETVTSGTPEFAKALNTERINSIEEIEWHQISVGSQGGADSSFFHPTDPDYVYISQNMRTTYMSRDGMTSVDTWETISDEDTNGNLTSISQVYQMKFSLQDEDFGVAGNNSGLYVTNDKGKNWRPFAEDTFSHEYSKMKSVSAVTIDPEDDDIIYAGLGGFWKNKDSRTDAKRYKAAPKNSAGAIYKTTDGGKTWTRNTAGLPAAAEIGQIFVHPKERDTLYVATSHGNFISHDGGATYEPINDGLADPVSGEVYVRDLAFHYDEETDQVTLVTATLTVWDTDENKDLVHTSGGVYKSLDEGATWESLNDGLMVDYTPFTVSEVINAAPMQGFTVGVRQWFGYKDKAELLANVNLPKTILPNFREVEINPVNPNILYAVNCGRKEVSVEPEGVWISEDGGKNWFISTRIGRGYQEDADYWAAQYAPEDVDLTTRNVAIGGEEDWSWMFEGKYPMLAYQFLAVSPDGETLITHVFKSRIVSRDGGRTWEQVDSVELADGVWLGRGNSNVPGKTLVPNPHTGEVLFASGETGLWQINKDVEYDHIETDSVPMQRIDPENQIECPGGATAFHPHEPETIYSVVSRLGHRGEFVKSTNGGKDWQTVSTIHKFGTADSIKTTSLLIDKNDPDTMYFVLPTQTFNETESRLKLPDEERGVYKTMDGGVTWKMANDGITSSPAEVMSIAFSNDHKTLYAAVMYADGGLYRSTDAAENWVEMTLPTGVNAVNDVTVAPSGRITISTGVSEDNGMLCAGGVYQSDDEGATWTKIFDGRMVIETTVDPNNEERMILTAGNALSVDGLNQGLFMTTDGGDSWVKINNGIGTPNQTTEVVFDPLDENVVWASSYSSGFYKLQLPKDFSSADKKMTLGDEVNRLAAAVDAFTDDIVVAGGALVSAGKAVADTVVSAIDVVAETTAGKVVTGAIVSAGGAIADAGGAVANAGGVVVDTVVDAGKAVANTVTFVAKTVADSDAGKAVADTVASAINAVVKFFDFDDDEDANGEDAKVEDTKGEDAKGYVAYIGELLLTNEDFPAGEIVQLRATVSDWQNYTVTLSSSADIAIIVPEILEVSDNVISFEFIMPNRDVDVSKDFRFEFK